The Bradyrhizobium oligotrophicum S58 genome contains the following window.
TCGCATCCACGCCTATGCACTGTGGCTGCCCAACCTGATCCTGAAGCAGATCGCCGGCCGCAAGGCCGCGGTGGCCCTCACCGATAACGAGGCGCCATGACCTACGCATTGGAAACCCGCGGTCTCGACAAGCATTTCGGCGGCCTTCACGTCACCCGCGATCTGTCGCTCAAGATCGCGCCCGGTGCACGGCATGCGCTGATCGGGCCGAACGGCGCCGGTAAGACCACGGTCATCAACCAACTGACCGGCGTGCTCGAGCCGAGCGCCGGGCGCATCCTGCTCGAGGGCCAGGACATCACCGATCTGCCGGTGCACAAGCGCGTGTTGCGCGGCCTGTCGCGCACCTTCCAGATCAACCAGCTCTATCCGGATCTGACCCCGCTGGAGACCATCGGCCTTGCCGTGTCCGAGCGGCTCGGCGGTGGCGGCAACTGGTGGCGGCGCATGGGCACCCGCGACGACATCAATGCCGAGATCGCCGAGACGCTGGAGCGCTTCCGCCTGCTCGATGTCATGAACGATCGCACCTCGACCTTGCCGTATGGCAAGCAGCGCCTGTTGGAGATCGCGGTCGCGATCGCAGCCAAGCCGCGCGTGCTGCTGCTGGACGAGCCCGCCGCCGGCGTGCCCGAGGGCGAGCGCAAGGATATTCTGGCCGCCGTTGCCGCGTTGCCGCGCGACGTCACGGTGTTGCTGATCGAGCACGACATGGACCTCGTCTTCTCCTTCGCCGACCGCATCTCGGTCCTGGTCTCCGGCGCTTTGCTGGTGGAAGGGCCGCCTGACGAGGTCGCGCGCGATCCGCAGGTGAAGGCGGTCTATCTCGGCGAGGCCGCGTGATGACCGATCTGCTGACAATCGAGAATCTCCGCGCCGGCTACGGCCAGGCGGTCGTGCTGCCGAACATGTCGCTGGCCCTGCCGGAGGGCCAGGTGCTGGCGCTGCTCGGCCGCAACGGCACCGGCAAGACCACGCTGATCAATTCCATCGTCGGCGTCACCCGCCGCTTCTCCGGCAAGATCGCGCTGGCCGGCGCTGACATCACCAGCCTGCGCGCTGACCAGCGCGCCCGGAGCGGCATCGGCTGGGTGCCGCAGGAGCGCAACATCTTCCGCTCGCTCACGGTCGAAGAGAACATGACCGCGGTGGCGCAGCCCGGCCCGTGGACCGTCGAGCGGGTCTACCAGATGTTTCCGCGGCTGAAGGAACGGCGCAACAATTTCGGCAACCAGCTCTCCGGCGGCGAGCAGCAGATGCTGGCAATCGGCCGCGCGCTGACGCTCAATCCGAAGGTGCTGCTGCTGGATGAGCCGACCGAGGGGCTGGCACCGATCATCGTCGAGGAGCTGCTGGCCGCGATCGGCACCATCAGCCGCGCCGGCGGGCTGTGCTCCATCATCGTCGAGCAGCATGCGCAGAAGCTGCTGGCGCTGGCCGATCGCGTCGTGATCCTGGAGCGCGGCACCATCGTGCATGACGCGCCGTCGAGCGCCTTGAAGGCGGATCCGGCGCCGCTGGAGCGGCATCTCGGCGTGGCCAGCGCCGCGGCGCACTGATCCGGTTGAAAAGCTTGAAGGAGAGCTCTGTAACGGCCATTTTGGTTGCAGGATCGGTTATGCTCGCGTCCAGGGATGCGGTTTTGATGGCCGTTCCGAGAGAGGCTGGGGAAACCCTAACTGCATCTGTATGCAGGAATCAGGCATGAACGCTGTTCTCGCCTGTAGGGCGCGGGACGCTGACGCGATCGCCCGCAGTTATGCCGGCGGACGGTCGCAAAACAGGCTATTTCGCGATTTGGAAACCGTACCTGAACAGAATTGTATACCGGCCGGATACGAGGTAGGTGATGGACCTTGGCCTGCGCCCTGAACGGCAGTTGACCACGGGACAGCGCGCCACGGCAGATCATGACCGATCCAACAAGCTTACTCAACGAATCGACCCTTCCAAGGAGTGAACAGATGCAACGCACCAAGCCCCCGTTCCGCGCCGATGAAGTCGGCAGTCTGTTGCGCCCGCAGAAGATCAAGGAGGCCCGCGCCAGGCTCGAGAAGGGCGAGATTTCGGCCGACGATCTCAGCAAGATCGAGGACATGGAGATCGAGAAGGTCGTGCACCGCCAGGCCTCGACCGGCCTCAAGCTCGCGACCGACGGTGAATTCCGCCGCTCCTGGTGGCATTTCGATTTTCTCGCCAAGCTGACCGGCTGCGAGCTGTTCCATCCCGACGCCGGCATTCAGTTCACCGGCGTGCAGACCCGCCACGATGCGGTGCGTGTGATCGACAAGCTCGATTTCCCGGCCGATCATCCGATGCTCAATCACTTCCGCTTCCTGAAGAAGCACGCCGACACCGCACATGTGACGGCGAAGATGACGATCCCGTCGCCCGCCGTGCTGCACTTCCGCGGCGGCCGCAAGTCGATCTCCAAGGACGTCTATCCCGATCTCGACGCCTTCTATGAGGATCTCGGCAAGACCTACCGCAAGGCCGTGAAGGCGTTCTACGACGCCGGCTGCCGCTATCTGCAGTTCGACGACACCGTCTGGGCCTATCTGTGCTCGCAGGAGGAGCTGCAGAAGGCCCGGGAGCGCGGCGACAATCCGGATGGCCTGCAGCAGATCTATTCGCGCATCATCAACTACGCGATCGCCGAACGTCCGGCCGACATGACCATCACCACCCATGTCTGCCGCGG
Protein-coding sequences here:
- a CDS encoding ABC transporter ATP-binding protein; this encodes MTYALETRGLDKHFGGLHVTRDLSLKIAPGARHALIGPNGAGKTTVINQLTGVLEPSAGRILLEGQDITDLPVHKRVLRGLSRTFQINQLYPDLTPLETIGLAVSERLGGGGNWWRRMGTRDDINAEIAETLERFRLLDVMNDRTSTLPYGKQRLLEIAVAIAAKPRVLLLDEPAAGVPEGERKDILAAVAALPRDVTVLLIEHDMDLVFSFADRISVLVSGALLVEGPPDEVARDPQVKAVYLGEAA
- a CDS encoding ABC transporter ATP-binding protein is translated as MTDLLTIENLRAGYGQAVVLPNMSLALPEGQVLALLGRNGTGKTTLINSIVGVTRRFSGKIALAGADITSLRADQRARSGIGWVPQERNIFRSLTVEENMTAVAQPGPWTVERVYQMFPRLKERRNNFGNQLSGGEQQMLAIGRALTLNPKVLLLDEPTEGLAPIIVEELLAAIGTISRAGGLCSIIVEQHAQKLLALADRVVILERGTIVHDAPSSALKADPAPLERHLGVASAAAH
- a CDS encoding cobalamin-independent methionine synthase II family protein; amino-acid sequence: MQRTKPPFRADEVGSLLRPQKIKEARARLEKGEISADDLSKIEDMEIEKVVHRQASTGLKLATDGEFRRSWWHFDFLAKLTGCELFHPDAGIQFTGVQTRHDAVRVIDKLDFPADHPMLNHFRFLKKHADTAHVTAKMTIPSPAVLHFRGGRKSISKDVYPDLDAFYEDLGKTYRKAVKAFYDAGCRYLQFDDTVWAYLCSQEELQKARERGDNPDGLQQIYSRIINYAIAERPADMTITTHVCRGNFRSTWISSGGYEPVAETMLANTNYDGYFLEYDSERAGGFEPLRFLPKGNKVVVVGLVTSKVGELEKKDDIKRRMEEASKFAPLDQLALSPQCGFASTEEGNILSEEEQWAKLRLCVELAEEIWGK